The Arachis duranensis cultivar V14167 chromosome 2, aradu.V14167.gnm2.J7QH, whole genome shotgun sequence genome has a window encoding:
- the LOC107475490 gene encoding pectinesterase 2 isoform X2 — MEAIRLVITLVSLSFLLQTFVNGYSSNDIKHWCSQTPNPQPCEYFLSNNPNHQNKPINHKSDFLKLSLQLAQERALIGHANTVSLGSKCRNQLERVAWNDCVELYEQTIQKLNKTLDPNTKCSQVDAQTWLSTALTNLETCKAGFYELGVQDYVLPLMSNNVTKLLSNTLALNNNGESHQEPSYKNGFPTWVKPADRKLLQASSPASQANVVVAKDGSGKYTTVMAAINAAPKSSSGRYVIYVKGGIYNEQVEIKTNNIMLVGDGIGKTIITGSQSVGGGTTTFRSATVAVTGDGFIAQGMTFRNTAGAANHQAVALRSGSDLSVFYQCSFEGYQDTLYAYSDRQFYRECDIYGTVDFIFGNAAVVFQNCNIYARNPPNKINTITAHGRTDPNQNIGISILNCVVTAASDLKAVQSSVKTYLGRPWKEYSRTVFMKSSLDSLIDPAGWLEWNGNFALNTLYYGEYMNTGLGSSTANRVKWGGYHVITNAAEASKFSVANFIAGNSWLPSTRVPFTAGL, encoded by the exons atggaAGCTATTCGCTTAGTCATAACACTTGTATCATTATCCTTTCTTCTTCAAACCTTTGTTAATGGATATTCTTCAAATGATATTAAACACTGGTGTAGCCAAACACCAAATCCTCAACCATGTGAGTATTTCTTGAGCAATAACCCTAATCACCAAAACAAACCCATCAACCATAAATCTGATTTTCTCAAGCTTTCATTGCAACTTGCTCAAGAGAGAGCACTCATAGGACATGCAAACACTGTTTCACTTGGATCAAAGTGCCGCAACCAACTTGAAAGAGTTGCATGGAATGATTGTGTAGAGCTCTATGAACAAACCATTCAAAAGCTCAACAAAACCCTAGACCCTAACACCAAATGCTCCCAAGTTGATGCTCAAACATGGCTTAGCACTGCTCTCACAAACCTTGAGACATGCAAAGCTGGCTTCTATGAACTTGGTGTTCAAGACTATGTCCTTCCTCTAATGTCCAACAATGTTACTAAGTTGCTAAGCAACACTTTGGCTCTTAACAACAATGGTGAATCTCATCAAGAGCCAAGTTACAAAAATGGATTCCCAACATGGGTCAAGCCAGCTGATAGAAAGTTGTTGCAAGCATCTTCTCCGGCATCTCAAGCCAATGTAGTGGTGGCCAAAGATGGATCCGGAAAATACACAACAGTTATGGCAGCCATAAATGCAGCACCAAAGAGTAGCAGTGGAAGGTATGTGATATATGTGAAGGGCGGGATATACAACGAGCAAGTAGAGATAAAGACAAATAATATAATGTTGGTGGGAGATGGTATTGGAAAAACCATAATCACCGGCAGCCAAAGTGTGGGAGGAGGCACCACAACCTTCCGTTCTGCCACTGTTG CTGTTACTGGAGATGGATTTATTGCTCAGGGCATGACATTTAGGAACACAGCAGGTGCAGCAAATCATCAAGCTGTTGCATTACGTTCTGGATCAGACTTATCAGTTTTCTATCAATGCAGTTTCGAAGGTTATCAAGACACATTATATGCTTACTCTGACAGACAATTCTATAGAGAATGTGACATTTATGGCACTGTTGACTTTATCTTTGGTAACGCTGCTGTTGTGTTCCAAAACTGTAACATATATGCAAGAAACCCTCCAAACAAAATCAACACCATCACTGCACATGGCAGAACTGATCCAAACCAAAACATTGGTATTTCCATTCTCAATTGTGTGGTTACAGCTGCATCAGATTTGAAAGCAGTTCAAAGCTCTGTGAAGACATATCTTGGAAGGCCTTGGAAGGAATACTCAAGAACTGTGTTCATGAAGAGTTCTCTTGACAGCTTGATTGATCCAGCAGGTTGGTTGGAATGGAATGGTAACTTTGCATTAAACACATTGTATTATGGAGAGTACATGAACACAGGACTTGGATCTTCAACCGCAAACAGAGTTAAATGGGGAGGTTATCATGTCATAACCAATGCTGCTGAAGCTTCAAAATTCAGTGTTGCAAACTTCATTGCTGGCAACTCATGGCTACCATCCACCCGTGTTCCTTTCACTGCTggtctttaa
- the LOC127739551 gene encoding pectinesterase 2-like: protein MAAMGLLFSNFLIVLFFLTTFAYGYSSNDVKHWCSQTPNPQPCEYFLSNNPNHFHKPIKHKGDFLKLLLQLAQERALIGHANTVSLGSTLSLHSKCHNQLERVAWNDCVKLYQLTIHKLNKILDPNTKCSKVDAQTWLSTALTNLETCKAGFYELGVQDSLLPLMSHNNLTKLLSNLLALNNKGESHQEPSYKDGFPTWVKPGDKKLLQASSPASQANVVVAKDGSGKYTTVMAAINGAPNYNSRRYVIYVKAGVYNEQVEIEANNIMLIGDGIGKTIITGSQSVGGGSTTFNSSTVGITGEGCIAQGITFRNTAGAANQQAVALRSGSDLSVFYRCSFEGYQDTLLTLSDRQFYRECDIYGTVDFIFGNAIVVFQNCNIFVRKYPETTNTITAQGRIDAKQNTGFSFINCVVTVAPDLKAVQSSMKAYLGRPWQKYSRTVFMKSYFDSLIVPAGWLEWNGDFALSTLYYGEYMNTGPGSSTTNRVKWGGYHVITNAAEASNFTVSNFIAGNSWLPSTGVPFTAGL from the exons ATGGCAGCAATGGGTTTATTATTCTCCAATTTTCTcattgttctcttctttctaaCAACATTTGCTTATGGTTATTCTTCAAATGATGTTAAACATTGGTGTAGCCAAACCCCAAACCCTCAACCATGTGAGTATTTCTTGAGCAATAACCCTAATCACTTTCACAAACCCATTAAGCACAAAGGAGATTTTCTCAAGCTTTTATTGCAACTTGCTCAAGAGAGAGCACTCATAGGCCATGCAAACACTGTTTCACTTGGATCAACTCTTTCACTTCACTCAAAGTGCCACAACCAACTTGAAAGAGTTGCATGGAATGATTGTGTTAAGCTCTATCAACTGACCATTCATAAGCTCAACAAAATCCTAGATCCTAACACCAAGTGCTCCAAAGTTGATGCTCAAACATGGCTTAGCACTGCACTCACAAACCTTGAGACATGCAAAGCTGGCTTCTATGAACTTGGTGTTCAAgactctcttcttcctctaatgTCCCACAATAATCTTACTAAGTTGCTAAGCAACCTTTTGGCTCTTAATAACAAGGGTGAATCCCATCAAGAGCCAAGTTACAAAGATGGATTCCCAACATGGGTCAAGCCTGGTGATAAAAAATTGCTACAAGCATCTTCTCCAGCATCTCAAGCCAATGTGGTGGTGGCCAAAGACGGATCTGGAAAATACACAACAGTTATGGCAGCCATAAACGGAGCACCAAATTATAACAGTAGAAGGTATGTGATATATGTGAAGGCCGGGGTTTACAACGAACAAGTTGAAATAGAGGCAAATAATATAATGTTGATCGGAGATGGTATCGGAAAAACCATAATCACCGGCAGCCAAAGTGTTGGTGGAGGCAGCACAACCTTTAATTCATCCACTGTTG GTATTACGGGAGAAGGATGTATTGCTCAAGGAATCACATTTAGAAACACTGCAGGTGCAGCAAATCAGCAAGCTGTTGCATTGCGTTCTGGATCTGACTTATCAGTTTTTTATCGATGCAGTTTTGAAGGTTATCAAGACACATTATTAACTTTATCTGACAGACAATTCTATAGAGAATGTGACATTTATGGAACTGTTGACTTTATTTTTGGTAATGCTATTGTGGTGTTTCAAAATTGCAACATATTTGTAAGAAAGTATCCAGAAACAACGAACACAATCACTGCACAAGGAAGAATTGATGCAAAACAAAACACTggattttcctttatcaattgtGTGGTTACAGTTGCACCAGATTTGAAAGCAGTTCAAAGCTCTATGAAGGCATATCTTGGAAGGCCATGGCAAAAATATTCAAGAACAGTTTTCATGAAGAGTTATTTTGATAGCTTGATTGTTCCAGCAGGTTGGTTGGAATGGAATGGTGACTTTGCATTAAGTACTTTGTATTATGGAGAATACATGAACACAGGTCCTGGATCTTCAACCACAAACAGAGTTAAATGGGGTGGTTATCATGTCATAACCAATGCTGCTGAAGCTTCAAACTTCACCGTTTCAAACTTCATTGCTGGCAACTCATGGCTACCATCCACCGGTGTGCCTTTCACCGCTGGTCTCTAG
- the LOC107475490 gene encoding pectinesterase 2 isoform X1, with protein MAAMRLLFNFLIVPFFLSTFVYAYSSNDVKHWCSQTPNPQPCEYFLTNNPNHQTKPINQKTDFLKISLQLAQERALIGHANTLSLGTKCRNQLERVAWNDCVDLYQQTIQKLNKTLDPNTKCSQVDAQTWLSTALTNLETCKAGFYELGVQDYVLPLMSNNVTQLLSNTLALNNNGESHQEPSYKDGFPTWVKPGDRKLLQASSPASQANVVVAKDGSGKYTTVMAAINAAPKSSSGRYVIYVKAGIYNEQVEIKSNNIMLVGDGIGKTIITGSQSVGGGTTTFRSATVAVTGDGFIGQGMTFRNTAGAANHQAVALRSGSDLSVFYQCSFEGYQDTLYVYSDRQFYKQCDIYGTVDFIFGNAAVVFQNCNLYARNPPNKINTITAQGRTDPNQNTGISIHNCVVTAASDLKAVQSSVKTYLGRPWQQYSRTVFMKSSLDSLIDPAGWLEWNGNFALNTLYYGEYMNTGLGSSTANRVKWGGYHVITNAAEASKFSVANFIAGNSWLPSTRVPFTAGL; from the exons ATGGCAGCAATGCGTTTGCTCTTCAATTTTCTCATTGTTCCCTTCTTTCTATCAACTTTTGTTTATGCCTATTCTTCAAATGATGTTAAACATTGGTGTAGCCAAACCCCAAACCCTCAACCATGTGAGTATTTCTTGACCAACAACCCTAATCACCAAACCAAACCTATTAACCAAAAAACTGACTTTCTCAAGATTTCATTACAACTTGCCCAAGAGAGAGCTCTCATAGGCCATGCAAATACTCTTTCACTTGGCACAAAGTGCCGCAACCAACTTGAAAGGGTTGCATGGAATGATTGTGTTGACCTCTATCAACAAACCATTCAAAAGCTCAACAAAACCCTAGACCCTAACACCAAGTGCTCCCAAGTTGATGCTCAAACATGGCTTAGCACTGCTCTCACAAACCTTGAGACATGCAAAGCTGGCTTCTATGAACTTGGTGTTCAAGACTATGTCCTTCCTCTAATGTCCAACAATGTTACTCAGTTGCTAAGCAACACTTTGGCTCTTAACAACAATGGTGAATCTCATCAAGAGCCAAGTTACAAAGATGGATTCCCAACATGGGTCAAGCCTGGTGATAGAAAATTGCTACAAGCATCTTCTCCAGCATCTCAAGCCAATGTAGTGGTGGCCAAAGACGGATCCGGAAAATACACAACAGTTATGGCAGCCATAAACGCAGCACCAAAGAGTAGCAGTGGAAGGTATGTGATATATGTGAAGGCCGGAATATACAATGAGCAAGTAGAGATAAAGTCAAATAATATAATGTTGGTGGGAGATGGTATTGGAAAAACCATAATCACTGGCAGCCAAAGTGTGGGAGGAGGCACCACAACCTTCCGTTCCGCCACCGTTG CTGTAACTGGAGATGGATTTATTGGTCAAGGCATGACATTTAGGAACACAGCAGGTGCAGCAAATCATCAAGCTGTTGCATTGCGTTCTGGATCTGACTTATCAGTTTTCTATCAATGCAGTTTCGAAGGTTATCAAGACACATTATATGTTTATTCTGATAGACAATTCTACAAACAATGTGATATTTATGGCACCGTTGACTTTATCTTTGGTAATGCTGCTGTTGTGTTCCAAAACTGTAATCTATATGCAAGAAACCCTCCAAACAAAATTAACACCATCACTGCACAAGGAAGAACCGATCCAAACCAAAACACCGGCATTTCCATTCACAATTGTGTGGTTACAGCTGCATCCGATTTGAAAGCAGTGCAAAGCTCGGTTAAAACTTATCTTGGAAGGCCATGGCAACAATATTCAAGAACAGTTTTCATGAAGAGTTCTCTTGACAGCTTGATTGATCCAGCAGGTTGGTTGGAATGGAATGGTAACTTTGCATTAAACACATTGTATTATGGAGAGTACATGAACACAGGACTTGGATCTTCAACCGCAAACAGAGTTAAATGGGGAGGTTATCATGTCATAACCAATGCTGCTGAAGCTTCAAAATTCAGTGTTGCAAACTTCATTGCTGGCAACTCATGGCTACCATCCACCCGTGTTCCTTTCACTGCTggtctttaa
- the LOC107475490 gene encoding pectinesterase 2 isoform X3, with product MAAMRLLFNFLIVPFFLSTFVYAYSSNDVKHWCSQTPNPQPCEYFLTNNPNHQTKPINQKTDFLKISLQLAQERALIGHANTLSLGTKCRNQLERVAWNDCVDLYQQTIQKLNKTLDPNTKCSQVDAQTWLSTALTNLETCKAGFYELGVQDYVLPLMSNNVTQLLSNTLALNNNGESHQEPSYKDGFPTWVKPGDRKLLQASSPASQANVVVAKDGSGKYTTVMAAINAAPKSSSGRYVIYVKGGIYNEQVEIKTNNIMLVGDGIGKTIITGSQSVGGGTTTFRSATVAVTGDGFIAQGMTFRNTAGAANHQAVALRSGSDLSVFYQCSFEGYQDTLYAYSDRQFYRECDIYGTVDFIFGNAAVVFQNCNIYARNPPNKINTITAHGRTDPNQNIGISILNCVVTAASDLKAVQSSVKTYLGRPWKEYSRTVFMKSSLDSLIDPAGWLEWNGNFALNTLYYGEYMNTGLGSSTANRVKWGGYHVITNAAEASKFSVANFIAGNSWLPSTRVPFTAGL from the exons ATGGCAGCAATGCGTTTGCTCTTCAATTTTCTCATTGTTCCCTTCTTTCTATCAACTTTTGTTTATGCCTATTCTTCAAATGATGTTAAACATTGGTGTAGCCAAACCCCAAACCCTCAACCATGTGAGTATTTCTTGACCAACAACCCTAATCACCAAACCAAACCTATTAACCAAAAAACTGACTTTCTCAAGATTTCATTACAACTTGCCCAAGAGAGAGCTCTCATAGGCCATGCAAATACTCTTTCACTTGGCACAAAGTGCCGCAACCAACTTGAAAGGGTTGCATGGAATGATTGTGTTGACCTCTATCAACAAACCATTCAAAAGCTCAACAAAACCCTAGACCCTAACACCAAGTGCTCCCAAGTTGATGCTCAAACATGGCTTAGCACTGCTCTCACAAACCTTGAGACATGCAAAGCTGGCTTCTATGAACTTGGTGTTCAAGACTATGTCCTTCCTCTAATGTCCAACAATGTTACTCAGTTGCTAAGCAACACTTTGGCTCTTAACAACAATGGTGAATCTCATCAAGAGCCAAGTTACAAAGATGGATTCCCAACATGGGTCAAGCCTGGTGATAGAAAATTGCTACAAGCATCTTCTCCAGCATCTCAAGCCAATGTAGTGGTGGCCAAAGACGGATCCGGAAAATACACAACAGTTATGGCAGCCATAAACGCAGCACCAAAGAGTAGCAGTGGAAG GTATGTGATATATGTGAAGGGCGGGATATACAACGAGCAAGTAGAGATAAAGACAAATAATATAATGTTGGTGGGAGATGGTATTGGAAAAACCATAATCACCGGCAGCCAAAGTGTGGGAGGAGGCACCACAACCTTCCGTTCTGCCACTGTTG CTGTTACTGGAGATGGATTTATTGCTCAGGGCATGACATTTAGGAACACAGCAGGTGCAGCAAATCATCAAGCTGTTGCATTACGTTCTGGATCAGACTTATCAGTTTTCTATCAATGCAGTTTCGAAGGTTATCAAGACACATTATATGCTTACTCTGACAGACAATTCTATAGAGAATGTGACATTTATGGCACTGTTGACTTTATCTTTGGTAACGCTGCTGTTGTGTTCCAAAACTGTAACATATATGCAAGAAACCCTCCAAACAAAATCAACACCATCACTGCACATGGCAGAACTGATCCAAACCAAAACATTGGTATTTCCATTCTCAATTGTGTGGTTACAGCTGCATCAGATTTGAAAGCAGTTCAAAGCTCTGTGAAGACATATCTTGGAAGGCCTTGGAAGGAATACTCAAGAACTGTGTTCATGAAGAGTTCTCTTGACAGCTTGATTGATCCAGCAGGTTGGTTGGAATGGAATGGTAACTTTGCATTAAACACATTGTATTATGGAGAGTACATGAACACAGGACTTGGATCTTCAACCGCAAACAGAGTTAAATGGGGAGGTTATCATGTCATAACCAATGCTGCTGAAGCTTCAAAATTCAGTGTTGCAAACTTCATTGCTGGCAACTCATGGCTACCATCCACCCGTGTTCCTTTCACTGCTggtctttaa